A genomic window from Prunus persica cultivar Lovell chromosome G2, Prunus_persica_NCBIv2, whole genome shotgun sequence includes:
- the LOC18786207 gene encoding pentatricopeptide repeat-containing protein At1g76280, which produces MHRPLARVPLRSIADSLFKSQPQYHGRRIGPDRLEYSRTLTTSNCHEVSWHSAESITRSMQMQIVDALRLGERGQASNLLLNLGHGNDSLRADDFIYILNYCAKSPDPLFVMETWRIMDEKEIGLNNICSLLMVQSLCKGGYLEEAFKLINFLGEIPGIHPVLPIYNSFLRACAKMQSIKNANQCLDLMERQMVGKNEVTYSELLKLAVWQQNLPAAHEIWKDYIKCYSLSIIPLRKFIWSFTRLGDLKSAYEKLQYMVALAIRGNTYVNRTSEGKLYSSRLDIPIPSICELDLKKLDLEENKHSIPSIYCENLDDHAVNADQCTTFGLGVGEVENVGMDMLDIHISQPVMKILRWSFSDVIHACARLRNGGLAEQLILQMQKFGLQPSSHTYDGFVRAVTSERGFSSGMEILRIMQQRNLKPYDSTLANLSIGCSKVLELDFAEALLVQISECSYPHPFNAFLAACDTVDQPERAVQMLAKMKQLKVVPDIRTYELLFSLFGNVNAPYEEGNMLSQVDAAKRINAIEMDMARYGIQHSYLSMKNLLKALGAEGMIRELIQYLDVAENIFCRNNIYLGTPIYNTVLHSLVEAKENQRAIKIFKNMKSFGFPADAATYHIMIDCCSILGCYRSACALVSMMLRDGFYPLTVTYTILIKILLEDDDIEEALNLLDQASSERNELDTLLFNTILEKACEKEVIEVVEFVVEWMHQEKVQPDPATCHFVFSAYANSGFHSTAMEALQVLSMRMICEEDGSFPEKAEFEDDFIFAEDLEAESRIVQLFKDSEENLAVALLNLRWCAVLGFPISWSPNQSPWARRLSSNYTARKGAT; this is translated from the exons ATGCACAGACCTCT agcGAGGGTTCCATTGCGGTCAATTGCAGATTCGCTTTTTAAGTCACAACCACAATACCAT GGACGAAGAATTGGTCCCGACAGATTGGAGTATTCTCGAACTCTTACAACCTCAAATT GTCATGAAGTTTCGTGGCACAGCGCAGAATCAATTACCAGGTCCATGCAGATGCAAATTGTTGATGCACTACGCTTGGGTGAGAGAGGCCAAGCTTCCAATCTGCTTTTGAATCTTGGCCATGGGAATGATTCATTAAGAGCTGATGATTTCATCTATATTCTTAATTACTGTGCTAAGTCACCTGATCCATTG TTTGTAATGGAGACTTGGAGAATAATGGATGAAAAAGAGATTGGCCTGAATAACATATGCTCTTTGCTTATGGTGCAATCTCTATGTAAAGGAGGATATTTGGAGGAG GCATTTAAGTTGATAAATTTCCTTGGAGAAATTCCGGGCATCCATCCGGTTCTACCTATCTACAACAGTTTCTTAAGGGCTTGTGCCAAAATGCAGAGTATAAAAAATGCCAATCAGTGTTTGGACTTGATGGAGCGTCAAATGGTGGGGAAGAATGAAGTTACATATTCAGAGCTTCTCAAG cTTGCAGTTTGGCAGCAAAACCTGCCTGCGGCCCATGAAATTTGGAAGGATTATATCAAATGCTACAGTCTGAGCATTATTCCTCTACGGAAGTTTATTTGGTCTTTTACTAGATTGGGAGATTTAAAATCTGCGTATGAGAAGTTGCAATATATGGTGGCTTTAGCCATCAGGGGAAACACTTATGTTAATAGAACTTCGGAAGGAAAGTTGTATTCGTCAAGATTAGACATTCCTATACCTTCAATCTGTGAATTAGACTTGAAGAAACttgatttggaggagaataaACATTCCATTCCTTCCATATACTGTGAGAATTTGGATGACCATGCTGTTAATGCAGATCAGTGCACTACTTTTGGCTTGGGAGTTGGAGaagttgaaaatgttggaatGGATATGCTTGATATACATATAAGCCAGCCtgttatgaaaattttgagatGGTCGTTCAGTGATGTTATTCATGCTTGTGCACGATTAAGAAATGGTGGCTTGGCAGAACAGTTGATCCTACAA ATGCAAAAATTTGGGTTGCAACCATCAAGCCATACATATGATGGCTTTGTCAGAGCAGTTACTTCTGAGCGAGGTTTCAGTAGCGGAATGGAAATT TTAAGAATTATGCAGCAGAGAAATTTGAAGCCGTATGATTCTACTCTGGCAAACCTTTCTATAGGTTGCAGCAAAGTGCtagaattggatttcgctgAGGCTCTGCTGGTTCAAATATCTGAATGTTCATATCCACATCCTTTCAATGCTTTTCTTGCAGCATGTGACACAGTG GATCAACCTGAACGAGCAGTGCAGATGTTGGCTAAAATGAAACAATTAAAAGTTGTGCCTGATATTAGGACATACGAGCTGCTGTTTTCGTTATTTGGTAACGTGAATGCCCCATACGAAGAGGGCAACATGTTGTCACAGGTGGATGCTGCTAAACGCATTAATGCTATAGAAATGGATATGGCGAGATATGGTATTCAGCACAGTTATTTATCAATGAAGAACTTG ttGAAAGCGCTTGGAGCAGAGGGGATGATAAGAGAGCTGATCCAGTATTTGGACGTTGCAGAGAATATATTTTGTCGTAATAACATTTATCTGGGAACACCTATTTATAATACGGTGCTGCATTCACTTGTTGAGGCTAAGGAA AATCAAAGGGcaattaagatatttaaaaatatgaagtcATTTGGTTTCCCGGCAGATGCTGCGACTTATCATATAATGATTGATTGTTGTAGCATTCTAGGATGTTACAGATCTGCTTGCGCATTGGTCTCCATGATGTTGCGAGATGGCTTTTATCCACTAACAGTGACTTACACCATTCTCATAAAG ATTCTGTTGGAAGATGATGACATTGAGGAAGCATTGAATCTTTTGGATCAAGCCAGTTCAGAACGCAATGAACTTGATACCTTGCTATTTAATACCATTCTTGAAAAAGCCTGTGAAAAG GAAGTGATTGAGGTAGTTGAATTTGTCGTTGAGTGGATGCACCAAGAAAAAGTCCAGCCGGATCCAGCGACCTgccattttgttttctctgcATATGCCAACAGTGGTTTTCACAGCACGGCCATGGAAGCACTGCAGGTTTTGAGTATGCGCATGATATGTGAAGAAGATGGCAGCTTTCCAGAAAAGGCAGAATTTGAGGATGACTTCATCTTTGCTGAAGACTTGGAAGCTGAATCACGAATAGTACAGCTTTTTAAAGATTCTGAAGAGAACCTTGCTGTTGCCCTTTTGAATCTAAGATGGTGCGCTGTGCTTGGCTTCCCAATTTCATGGTCACCTAATCAAAGCCCATGGGCCAGAAGACTGTCATCTAACTACACTGCCAGGAAAGGAGCCACCTAA
- the LOC109946983 gene encoding disease resistance protein RGA2-like isoform X1, translating into MAEGVLFNIVQGIIERLGSRAFEEIGLVWGVNDELQKLKLLVSQLRAVLLDAEQKQANNEAVKEWLQSVEDEVYEADDVLDEFYTEAQWRQMVPGNNKVSKQVRIFFSSSNQLVFGLKMGHKIKDLNKRLHEIASNRTFGQLQVNHEDARFVIRERVTHSFVREDNIIGRDEDKRAIIQLLLDLDPIPTKNVSSISIVGFGGLGKTTLAQLVLNDEKVEKHFELKMWICVSNVFELDIIVKKIIQSATNDIAKSLEIDQLQKELRKIIDGKRYLLVLDDVWNDNREKWFGLQNLLMGGGKGSKILITTRSEKVAKITDTSKPYNLRGLSEEQSWYLFKKMAFQEGKEPESSTIKAIGEEIARKCQGVPLAIRTIGRMLYTRDPETEWSDFMNNKLSTIRQEENDILPTLQLSYDVLPSHLKHCFAYCSLFPPDYEIPAENLIRLWVAQGFVKSSNPNECLEDVGYEYYNELVWRSFFQEEEKDEFGIIKSCKMHDLMNELAVKVAGEGSTIIDRNKTNFDAKRLLHVSFNFHVDSLEWKIPTSLLESNKLRTFLFLSQKEWEMSFRTSFCATIASNFKSLRMLSLNKLGITKLPKCLRKLKHLRYLDLSGNPIKRLPNWIVKLQNLETLDLNCCRVLVELPRDIKKLINLRHLILANCDNLAWIPRGLGELTHVRTLNTFVLSENKSMLRDGAGLSELGKLKDLRGELKIMNLRCEQDMVSELNYDCAVLKEKRHLYSLTLYWMHIERENNDAEENDVIIKSMEALQPHSSLKELVVNRYPGVRFASWFHSLTNIVNLILSNCDRCQHLPPLDHLPFLKSLHLFGLRNLEHISAEDKVKDFAGAGDVMMMSAASPSTTFFPSLESLYLRICPNLKGWWRNETASASASSFPCLSFLSIYGCPNLTSMPLYPNLDELWLEKSSWKVLSSSFVPSYKLKYLEIRGVEDIEYVPEEGIGNLTLLEKLEIKDCPNLVSLPDQGMGRLISVQRLYISNCPKLASLPEGMGNLKSLQLLWIWDCPNLASLPEGLRCLVSLKRLIIDSCPILKQRCQKETGEDWSKIAHIPEIFIL; encoded by the exons ATGGCAGAAGGAGTCCTCTTCAACATTGTACAAGGGATCATTGAAAGGTTAGGCTCCCGTGCTTTTGAAGAGATTGGATTGGTTTGGGGTGTCAACGATGAGCTCCAAAAGCTTAAGCTTCTAGTTTCCCAACTCCGAGCTGTTCTTCTTGATGCTGAGCAAAAGCAAGCCAACAATGAAGCAGTCAAAGAGTGGCTCCAAAGCGTAGAAGATGAAGTTTATGAAGCTGATGACGTGCTCGATGAGTTTTATACTGAAGCTCAGTGGAGACAAATGGTGCCTGGAAATAATAAAGTGTCAAAGCAGGTACGCATCTTCTTCTCTAGCTCAAATCAGCTTGTTTTTGGGCTGAAAATGGGTCATAAGATAAAAGATCTTAACAAGAGACTTCATGAGATTGCCTCGAATAGAACATTTGGTCAATTACAAGTGAACCACGAAGATGCACGATTTGTAATAAGAGAGAGGGTCACCCACTCATTTGTCCGCGAGGATAATATAATAGGGAGAGATGAAGACAAAAGAGCAATTATTCAacttttgttggatttggatCCCATCCCTACAAAGAATGTCTCATCGATTTCCATAGTTGGATTTGGAGGATTGGGAAAAACTACACTTGCTCAACTAGTTTTAAACGATGAGAAGGTTGAGAAGCATTTTGAGCTGAAAATGTGGATATGTGTGTCAAATGTATTTGAGTTGGATATAATTGTTAAGAAAATCATTCAATCTGCAACTAATGACATAGCCAAAAGCCTTGAGATTGATCAGTTGCAAAAAGAACTGAGGAAAATAATAGATGGGAAGAGATACCTCCTTGTGTTGGACGATGTGTGGAATGATAATCGTGAAAAATGGTTTGGCTTGCAAAACTTATTGATGGGCGGTGGAAAAGGTAGTAAAATACTAATAACTACTCGTAGTGAAAAAGTTGCAAAAATAACAGACACATCTAAACCATATAACTTAAGGGGTTTAAGTGAAGAGCAGTCTTGGTATTTGTTTAAGAAAATGGCATTCCAAGAAGGAAAAGAGCCAGAGAGTTCAACCATTAAGGCGATTGGGGAGGAGATTGCTAGAAAATGTCAGGGGGTTCCTCTTGCTATAAGGACCATAGGACGGATGTTGTACACTAGAGATCCAGAAACTGAGTGGTCGGATTTCATGAATAACAAGCTTTCAACAATAAggcaagaagaaaatgatattttaccAACACTTCAGCTGAGTTATGATGTTCTCCCATCACATTTGAAACATTGTTTTGCTTATTGTAGTTTGTTCCCGCCTGATTATGAGATTCCCGCAGAGAATTTAATTAGGTTGTGGGTGGCACAAGGGTTCGTTAAGTCTTCAAATCCTAATGAGTGCTTGGAAGATGTTGGTTATGAATATTATAACGAACTAGTTTGGAGATCTTTtttccaagaagaagaaaaagatgagtTTGGTATAATAAAAAGCTGTAAAATGCATGATCTCATGAATGAACTTGCTGTTAAAGTGGCAGGGGAGGGAAGCACAATAATAGATCGCAATAAGACTAATTTTGATGCAAAACGTCTTCTTCATGtatctttcaattttcatgtTGATTCGTTGGAATGGAAAATACCAACATCCTTGCTGGAATCAAATAAGCTAAggacttttcttttcctaagCCAAAAGGAGTGGGAGATGTCATTCCGTACATCATTTTGTGCTACAATTGCTTCAAATTTTAAGTCATTGCGTATGTTGAGTTTAAATAAATTGGGAATTACAAAATTGCCAAAATGTCTTAGGAAACTGAAACATTTAAGATATCTTGATCTTAGTGGAAATCCCATTAAGAGACTTCCAAATTGGATAGTGAAACTTCAAAATTTGGAAACACTAGATCTCAATTGTTGTCGGGTGCTTGTGGAATTGCCTAGAGATATTAAGAAATTGATCAACTTGAGGCATCTCATTTTGGCAAATTGTGACAACTTGGCTTGGATTCCTCGTGGATTGGGTGAATTGACTCATGTTCGTACTTTGAATAcatttgttttgagtgaaaacaAATCCATGTTGAGGGACGGTGCAGGGCTCAGTGAGTTGGGAAAGTTGAAGGATTTAAGAGGAGAGTTGAAAATCATGAATTTGAGGTGCGAGCAAGATATGGTGTCAGAATTGAATTATGATTGTGCAGTTTTGAAGGAGAAACGACATCTCTATTCGTTGACTTTATATTGGATGCAcattgaaagagaaaataatgatGCGGAGGAGAATGATGTAATTATTAAGTCAATGGAAGCGCTGCAGCCCCATTCGAGTCTAAAAGAGTTAGTCGTGAACAGATACCCGGGTGTGAGGTTTGCGAGTTGGTTTCATTCTCTCACAAATATTGTTAATCTCATATTGTCTAACTGTGATAGATGCCAACATCTTCCACCGTTGGATCATTTACCTTTTCTTAAGAGTCTTCATCTTTTCGGGTTAAGGAATTTGGAGCACATATCTGCAGAAGACAAGGTCAAGGACTTTGCCGGCGCCGGTGATGTGATGATGATGTCAGCTGCTTCTCCATCGACGACCTTCTTTCCCTCCTTAGAGAGTCTTTATCTAAGAATATGCCCTAATCTCAAGGGATGGTGGAGGAATGAAACAGCTTCAGCTTCAGCTTCTTCATTTccttgtctttcttttttatctatATATGGTTGTCCTAACCTAACTTCCATGCCGCTGTACCCAAATCTTGATGAACTGTGGTTAGAGAAAAGCAGCTGGAAGGTCCTTTCCTCCTCCTTTGTTCCCTcttacaaattaaaatatctGGAGATTAGGGGCGTTGAGGATATAGAATATGTGCCAGAAGAAGGGATTGGAAACCTCACATTACTTGAGAAGCTTGAAATTAAAGATTGTCCTAATTTGGTATCACTACCAGATCAAGGGATGGGTCGCCTCATCTCCGTACAGAGACTGTATATTTCAAATTGTCCTAAATTGGCATCACTACCAGAAGGGATGGGCAACCTCAAATCACTTCAGTTGCTTTGGATATGGGATTGCCCTAATTTGGCATCACTCCCGGAAGGGCTTCGTTGCCTCGTCTCATTAAAAAGGTTGATAATTGATAGTTGCCCCATCTTAAAGCAAAGATGCCAGAAAGAAACAGGTGAGGACTGGTCCAAGATTGCTCACATCCCAGAGATATTCATACTCTG a